In Sporosarcina psychrophila, a genomic segment contains:
- the rplI gene encoding 50S ribosomal protein L9 produces MKVILLKDVKSIGAKGDVKEVSVGYAQNFLLKNKLAVEATPGNISRLEGQKNRVAKDAAEELSEAKELKEQIDKITVEMKAKSGEGGRLFGSITTKQIAEALNKTEGIKVDRRKMELPDAIRALGFTNVPIRIHPDVTATLKVHVVEEG; encoded by the coding sequence ATGAAAGTAATCTTATTGAAAGACGTAAAAAGTATTGGAGCAAAAGGTGATGTGAAAGAGGTATCTGTGGGGTACGCACAAAACTTCCTACTGAAAAATAAATTGGCGGTTGAAGCAACGCCAGGGAATATTAGCAGACTTGAAGGTCAAAAAAATCGGGTCGCTAAAGATGCAGCAGAAGAATTATCAGAAGCAAAAGAGCTAAAAGAGCAAATTGATAAAATTACGGTAGAAATGAAAGCTAAATCTGGTGAAGGTGGAAGGCTATTTGGTTCAATTACAACAAAACAAATTGCTGAAGCATTAAATAAAACTGAAGGTATAAAAGTGGACCGTCGTAAAATGGAATTACCGGATGCAATCCGTGCACTTGGCTTCACGAATGTTCCAATCAGAATTCATCCAGACGTGACGGCAACACTTAAAGTACATGTAGTGGAAGAAGGATAA
- the dnaB gene encoding replicative DNA helicase — protein MNQMIDRVPPHNNEAEQSVIGAIFLEPQALITAAELLMPEDFYRMAHEKIFQTMIILSDKGQAIDVVTVTEELSAKKELEDVGGISYLMEIANSVPTAANIVHYARIVEEKALLRRLIRVATSIVEDGYAREDEVEALLAEAEKKMMEVSNRKNAGDFRHIKDVLVETYDSIELLHTQKGDVTGIPTGFRDLDKITAGFQRNDLIIVAARPSVGKTAFALNVAQNVATKTDENVAIFSLEMGAEQLVMRMLCAEGNIDAQVLRTGALEAEDWRKLTMAMGSLSNAGIFIDDSPGIRVNDIRSKCRRLQQEHGLGMIMIDYMQLIAGSGTKPGENRQQEVSEISRSLKSLARELKVPVIALSQLSRGVEQRVDKRPMMSDLRESGSIEQDADIVSFLYREDYYDKETENQNMIEIIIAKQRNGPTGTVTLAFAKEYNKFVNIDWSQHESPDY, from the coding sequence ATGAATCAGATGATTGATCGCGTCCCACCACATAATAATGAAGCGGAGCAGTCGGTTATCGGGGCAATTTTCCTTGAACCACAAGCGCTCATTACAGCGGCAGAACTTCTTATGCCAGAAGATTTCTATAGGATGGCGCATGAGAAAATCTTCCAAACGATGATTATTCTAAGTGACAAAGGTCAGGCAATTGACGTTGTCACGGTCACGGAAGAACTATCTGCTAAAAAAGAACTGGAAGATGTCGGCGGTATTTCGTATTTGATGGAGATTGCCAACTCTGTTCCAACAGCAGCTAACATTGTGCATTATGCCCGTATCGTTGAAGAGAAAGCACTTTTACGGCGGCTTATCCGTGTGGCTACTTCAATCGTTGAAGACGGTTACGCGCGGGAGGACGAAGTAGAGGCACTCTTAGCTGAAGCGGAAAAGAAAATGATGGAAGTATCCAACCGGAAAAATGCTGGGGATTTTCGTCATATTAAAGACGTCCTCGTTGAAACGTATGACAGTATCGAACTTCTTCATACGCAAAAAGGTGATGTTACAGGTATTCCAACAGGTTTCCGGGATTTAGATAAAATCACAGCCGGTTTTCAGCGCAATGACTTAATCATTGTTGCCGCGCGTCCGTCTGTTGGTAAGACCGCATTCGCATTGAACGTGGCGCAAAATGTTGCGACTAAAACCGATGAAAACGTCGCAATCTTTAGTTTGGAGATGGGTGCGGAGCAGCTCGTTATGCGGATGCTTTGTGCGGAAGGTAATATTGATGCACAAGTGCTTCGTACAGGTGCTCTTGAAGCGGAAGACTGGCGTAAACTTACGATGGCAATGGGTAGCCTTTCAAATGCCGGTATTTTCATCGATGATTCGCCGGGTATCCGTGTCAATGACATTCGTTCTAAATGCCGTCGCTTGCAACAGGAGCACGGCTTGGGCATGATAATGATTGACTATATGCAACTGATTGCAGGAAGCGGCACTAAGCCCGGTGAAAACCGGCAGCAGGAAGTTTCAGAAATCTCCCGTTCGTTGAAATCACTTGCGAGGGAATTGAAAGTACCGGTTATTGCACTGTCTCAGCTGTCACGTGGTGTTGAGCAACGCGTGGATAAGCGCCCGATGATGTCCGATCTCCGGGAATCAGGGAGTATTGAGCAAGATGCGGATATCGTTTCATTCCTCTACCGTGAGGACTATTATGATAAAGAAACAGAAAATCAGAATATGATTGAAATTATCATAGCCAAACAACGGAATGGTCCAACAGGTACAGTAACCCTTGCTTTTGCAAAGGAATACAACAAATTTGTCAATATTGACTGGAGTCAGCACGAATCTCCGGATTATTGA